One Tripterygium wilfordii isolate XIE 37 chromosome 10, ASM1340144v1, whole genome shotgun sequence DNA segment encodes these proteins:
- the LOC120008052 gene encoding polygalacturonase At1g48100-like, whose product MLRLSFRNLIFNLFIAFLVWSSSFENCIARRGKHWRQSRATSASLAKKKGESYNSGHHHHNGGSKPKAPPSHKAPVSPPSKPGEDIPPSPPQKGYNGGHSTIFNVLDFGAKGDGSTDDTKAFQATWAAACKVEASTMIVPAEYEFLVGPISFSGPYCQANIVFQLDGIIIAPTSSNAWGKGLLQWLEFTKLIGITIQGKGIIDGKGSGWWQDSPYGDPIDDEAKLIIPLNKTIERSPPMPISSELGGKMPSIKPTALRFYGSFNVTVTGITIQNSPQCHLKFDNCKGVLVHDMTVSSPGNSPNTDGIHLQNSKDVLIHSSTLGCGDDCVSIQTGCSNVYIHSVNCGPGHGISIGSLGKDATKACVSNITIRDVNMHNTMNGVRIKTWQGGSGSVQGVLFSNIQVSEVQLPIVIDQYYCDKRKCQNQTSAVALSGITYEKIRGTYTVKPVHFACSDSLPCTDVSLNTIELKPVQEYYHMYDPFCWQTFGELRTPTVPPVDCLQIGKPPNNRPQSDGDLCQA is encoded by the exons ATGTTGAGGCTGAGCTTTAGAAATCTCATATTCAATctcttcattgcttttcttgtttGGTCTTCGAGTTTTGAGAATTGCATTGCTAGAAGAGGGAAGCATTGGAGGCAAAGCAGAGCAACCTCTGCTTCCCTAGCcaagaagaaaggagaaagcTATAACAGTGGTCATCACCACCACAATGGCGGGTCCAAaccaaaagctcctccatcacATAAAGCTCCAGTATCTCCACCATCAAAGCCAGGAGAGGATATACCACCAAGCCCACCTCAGAAAGGCTATAATGGTGGCCATTCCACAATCTTCAATGTGCTTGATTTTGGTGCTAAGGGTGATGGAAGTACCGATGACACTAAG GCGTTTCAAGCTACATGGGCGGCTGCATGTAAAGTAGAAGCATCAACAATGATCGTTCCAGCAGAGTATGAATTCCTTGTGGGACCAATATCTTTCTCTGGTCCTTACTGTCAAGCAAACATTGTATTTCAG CTGGATGGCATTATCATTGCTCCAACAAGCTCCAATGCATGGGGTAAAGGACTGTTACAATGGCTCGAATTCACAAAGCTGATTGGTATCACCATTCAGGGTAAAGGTATCATTGACGGTAAAGGCTCGGGCTGGTGGCAAGACTCCCCATATGGGGACCCTATAGATGATGAAGCAAAACTAATAATCCCATTGAACAAAACCATAGAAAGAAGCCCGCCAATGCCA ATAAGTAGCGAACTAGGTGGGAAAATGCCAAGCATTAAGCCAACT GCACTAAGGTTCTATGGAAGTTTTAATGTGACGGTCACAGGCATAACAATACAAAACAGCCCCCAGTGCCACCTCAAGTTTGACAACTGCAAGGGAGTTTTGGTACATGATATGACCGTCTCATCTCCCGGCAATAGCCCAAATACTGATGGAATTCACCTACAGAATTCAAAAGATGTCCTAATTCATAGCTCAACTCTTGGATGCG GCGATGATTGTGTTTCAATCCAAACTGGGTGCTCAAATGTATACATACACAGTGTGAACTGTGGACCAGGACATGGAATCAGCATTGGAAGCCTGGGAAAGGACGCTACCAAAGCATGTGTCTCTAACATCACTATTCGAGATGTCAATATGCACAACACAATGAATGGAGTCAGAATAAAGACGTGGCAG GGTGGATCAGGTTCTGTGCAGGGGGTACTGTTCTCAAACATTCAGGTGTCTGAGGTCCAACTTCCAATTGTAATTGACCAATACTACTGCGACAAAAGGAAGTGCCAGAACCAAACATCAGCTGTGGCTCTATCAGGAATCACCTATGAAAAAATAAGAGGGACATATACAGTTAAGCCAGTTCATTTTGCCTGCAGTGACAGTTTACCATGTACAGATGTGTCTCTGAATACGATCGAGCTAAAACCAGTACAAGAATACTATCACATGTATGACCCATTCTGCTGGCAAACTTTTGGAGAGCTAAGAACTCCCACTGTTCCTCCCGTCGATTGTTTACAGATTGGCAAGCCACCAAACAACCGACCTCAGTCTGATGGTGATTTATGTCAAGCTTAG
- the LOC120008056 gene encoding pyrrolidone-carboxylate peptidase — protein sequence MGSEGPKTVTVHVTGFKKFQGVAENPTEIMVNNLKAFVEKRGLPAEITLGSFTVLETAGDGALPLLYKTLESSISKTGAMSNDQVVWLHFGVNSGAPKFAIERQAVNEATFLCPDELGWQPQQQPIVPQDGGTSRVRETCCSVDAIVKFLKKKGHDVSISNDAGRFVCNYVYYHSMRFAEEKGYKSLFVHVPPFSRIDEETQMQFVASLLEAIASTC from the exons ATGGGATCTGAAGGACCAAAGACTGTTACCGTTCATGTAACTGGATTTAAGAAGTTCCAGGGAGTTGCTGAAAATCCTACAGAGATTATGGTCAACAATTTAAAAGCTTTTGTTGAAAAAAGAGGGTTGCCTGCAGAGATTACTCTGGGCAGTTTCACTGTTCTTGAGACTGCTGGTGACGGCGCACTGCCCTTGCTTTACAAAACCTTGGAATCCAGTATCTCGAAGACGGGTGCAATGAGCAACGATCAGGTCGTATGG CTTCATTTTGGGGTGAATAGTGGGGCTCCAAAATTTGCCATTGAACGACAGGCGGTAAATGAAGCCACTTTCCTTTGTCCAGACGAGCTGGGATGGCAACCTCAG CAACAACCTATAGTCCCACAGGATGGAGGAACTTCGCGGGTGAGAGAG ACTTGTTGCTCAGTCGATGCAATAGTgaagttcttgaagaagaagggtCATGATGTATCAATATCCAACGACGCTGGGCGTTTTGTATGCAATTATGTCTACTATCACTCGATGCGGTTTGCAGAAGAAAAGGGTTACAAATCTCTTTTTGTACATGTTCCACCCTTCTCAAGAATTGATGAAGAAACCCAGATGCAATTTGTAGCTTCACTTTTGGAGGCTATTGCATCTACATGTTAA
- the LOC120008055 gene encoding RNA-binding protein 48, producing the protein MPRYNDEPVAVRVYTVCDESRYLIVRNVPALGCGDDLLKLFASYGDIEECKPMDAEDCEAFTDVYWIKFRLVSNARFAKRKLDEFVFLGNRLRVSYAPQFESLSDTKEKLETRRNEVLARLNPGRSRESRVHNHGALEKTSSLAAATPMHSNLIPQQINIKRRDYGDAVHVPHNPPVTRVSSNQDYFPSQSMNQTVQLVREKLQKIQSSSEDQQTGPASKKSRVDNRRRI; encoded by the exons ATGCCTCGATACAACGACGAGCCCGTTGCAGTTCGCGTTTATACAGTCTGCGATGAATCCAG ATATCTGATTGTAAGGAACGTTCCTGCTTTGGGATGCGGGGAtgatttgttgaaattgttcgcATCCTACGGTGACATTGAAGA ATGCAAACCTATGGATGCAGAGGACTGTGAGGCATTTACAGATGTGTACTGGATCAAATTCCGTCTTGTAAGCAACGCCAG ATTTGCCAAAAGGAAGTTGGATGAGTTTGTTTTCTTGGGGAACCGATTGCGAGTATCTTATGCTCCTCAGTTTGAGAGCCTTTCTGACACAAAAGAAAAGTTAGAAACCAGGAGAAATGAAGTTTTAGCACGATTGAACC CTGGAAGGTCTAGAGAGTCGAGAGTTCATAATCATGGTGCTTTGGAGAAGACCAGTTCATTAGCTGCTGCAACTCCCATGCACAGCAATTTGATTCCCCAACAAATAAACATCAAACGAAG GGACTATGGTGATGCAGTACATGTTCCTCACAATCCTCCGGTTACAAGGGTTTCCTCAAATCAG GATTATTTTCCGTCCCAGTCGATGAACCAGACAGTTCAATTAGTTAGGGAGAAGCTTCAAAAG ATACAATCAAGTAGTGAGGATCAACAAACTGGGCCTGCATCCAAGAAAAGCCGAGTGGACAACAGAAGAAGGATCTGA
- the LOC120008054 gene encoding probable BOI-related E3 ubiquitin-protein ligase 3, which produces MLGGNNGNRVLPGFMDGNHHAYQTNTTNQLQLFGNLPPPVNYFGNENATSMIRPNKRIRETEDASMQHKLQISLNYDIHPEEADRSASIPNANPVSTGLRLSYDDEEHNSSVTSASGSMTATPSMILSLGHNVRTELDRQKEEFDQYIKIQEEHLSKGIRDLKQRHMASFLCAVEKGVTKKLREKDLEIENMNRKNMELIEKIKQVAAEAQSWHYRAKYNESFVSVLKSNLQQAISQGADQGKEGFGDSEIDDAASYIDPSNYLNLPGPSKPSSWKDHMACRSCKVREVSMLLMPCRHLCLCKDCDLLTSACPVCQSMKTASVQVYLS; this is translated from the exons ATGTTGGGAGGCAATAACGGTAATCGTGTGCTTCCCGGGTTTATGGACGGGAATCACCATGCTTATCAGACTAACACAACTAATCAGCTGCAGTTATTTGGAAACT TACCACCTCCTGTAAATTATTTTGGAAATGAGAATGCAACTTCGATGATTCGGCCCAATAAACGCATAAGGGAAACAGAAGATGCCTCCATGCAGCACAAACTAcagatttcattaaattatgACATTCATCCAGAAGAAGCTGATCGATCGGCAAGCATTCCAAATGCCAATCCTGTATCAACTGGATTAAGGCTGTCCTATGATGATGAGGAACATAACTCATCTGTAACTTCTGCAAGCGGAAGTATGACAGCGACACCATCAATGATCTTGTCACTTGGTCACAACGTCCGGACTGAACTTGACCGACAGAAAGAAGAATTTGATCAATATATCAAGATTCAG GAAGAACATTTGTCTAAGGGGATAAGGGATTTGAAGCAGAGACATATGGCTTCTTTCCTTTGTGCTGTAGAGAAAGGTGTGACCAAGAAGCTTCGAGAGAAGGACTTAGAGATTGAGAACATGAATCGCAAGAACATGGAATTAATTGAGAAAATAAAACAGGTGGCTGCAGAAGCTCAGAGCTGGCACTATCGGGCAAAGTACAACGAATCATTCGTTAGTGTCCTGAAGAGCAACCTACAACAGGCAATATCACAGGGTGCTGACCAAGGGAAGGAAGGATTTGGGGACAGTGAAATTGATGATGCAGCTTCATACATTGACCCAAGCAACTACCTGAATCTTCCAGGACCTTCAAAACCCAGCTCGTGGAAGGATCATATGGCTTGCAGATCATGCAAGGTGAGGGAGGTTTCCATGTTGTTGATGCCATGTAGGCACCTTTGTTTGTGCAAGGACTGCGACCTTTTAACGAGTGCTTGTCCTGTATGCCAATCGATGAAAACTGCCAGCGTCCAGGTATATTTGTCCTAA